A genomic segment from Gorilla gorilla gorilla isolate KB3781 chromosome 3, NHGRI_mGorGor1-v2.1_pri, whole genome shotgun sequence encodes:
- the LOC129533004 gene encoding uncharacterized protein has translation MGLGAVEQGVVLVGEARAAQEPMEGVGGSGMAGYRSRALPRGKAAKARREIELSAGGPALLGDPVHPPQPLARVLSSPLPGASRAGWLAAPSAGPAKPTPTQNFSWPASAACSPNSCLRLSLHTSLQAEGAGSGLGQPGKGLPQCSSGPKGSSSAAKVGTQAEEAPRASEGSEDCQHTVTSHHCLYTIPMREISSFILTYRHSLQGKFISRAEPSPIRRLPWEITVD, from the exons atgggactgggcgccgtggagcagggggtggtgctcgtcggggaggctcgggcagcacaggagcccatggagggggtgggaggctcaggcatggcgggctacaggtcccgagccctgccccgtgggaaggcagctaaggcccggcgagaaatcgagctcagcgccggtgggccggcactgctgggggacccagtacaccctccgcagccactggcccgggtgctaagttccccattgcccggggccagcagggctggctggctggctgctccgagtgcggggcccgccaagcccacacccacccagaacttcagctggcccgcaagcgctgcATGCAGCCCCAATTCCTgcttgcgcctctccctccacacctccctgcaagctgagggagccggctctggccttggccagcccggaaaggggctcccacagtgcagcagcgggccgaagggctcctcaagtgccgccaaagtgggaacccaggcagaggaggcgccgagggcaagcgagggctctgaggactgccagcacactgtcacctctcaccatTGTCTTTATACCATTCCTATGAGAGAGATCAGCAGCTTTATCCTGACTTACAG GCACTCCTTACAGGGCAAGTTCatctccagagcagaaccctcaCCCATCAGGAGGTTGCCTTGGGAGATAACAGTTGATTGA